In the genome of Leptospira ryugenii, the window CTGGAAACAGAGCCTACGGCGCATATGAACCCAACTCAAGTTGCAATTAGTTTTGCAGCACAAAGAAAGAAAGAACATTCACTCCTTTTTCCAAGGCACTATCTTTTGGATGATCTCCTCTCGGAGATTGATGGCTGCTTGCGTATCTTCCAATGTTTTTTCTAAGAGTTTGGTCTCAGCAAGGCGCGGGTGCCCAGTTCCAAAGGGAGGTTCTGGATTATATTCTAGCCATAATTCTAGTTCTTTTGCTCGTTCATCTCCCAAGGTCCATTGCACTAACTTCAAACCAAAATCAATTCCTGCCGTTATACCGCCTCCCGTGATCCGATTGCGATCAATCACGACTCGATCTTCACATGGGATAGCACCAAATCGTTCCAAAAAATGCAAGGACCGCCAATGGGAACTTGCCTTATACCCAGTCAATAAACCAGCTGCACCCAAGACAAGAGAGCCTGTACAAACGGATGTTATATACTTTGAATTCTCTCCGACACGTTTGATTTCTTTTAAATAGTCAGGATTTGTTAGAATTGCATTGATACCGGTGCCTCCCGGTACAAACAGTAAATCGGATTCTTTGATTTCCTTGATGGATCTAAGTCCAGAAATCTGTAAGCCTCCTTCGCAGACAATGCTCTCCTGGTTCCAAGAAACAAAAGAAAGTTTCCAGTTCTTGATTTTTGAAAATACTTGATACGGTCCGATGAAGTCAAGGATCGTTACATCATCAAATAAAAGCATTGTGAGATTCATAAACGTTCACCTCTGTATATGAACTATTTCTATATTCCAGAATTCATCGTTTCCGATTCAAAATCGATTCAAAAAAAAAGATGAAAGGGAACTTCTCGTCCGATCATAAATAATATGCGCTTATCTCTAGGAAGTGATTTTTATGAGGATTTCTTAACAAAACGTATTCCTCTTTCCCAAACTTCCATATGGATTGCGACAGCGGATATAAAAAATTTGCATATTAAGAAAGGCTCCTCATTTGTTCCTTTTCTCTCTATTCTGTCTGAGGCATTGGAACGTGGAGTGGAAGTTAAACTATTACACGCTAAAGAACCAGGCCAACGCTTCCGTGCTGAGTTTGATCGTTTCCCTCTCCTATTAAAGAGCAAATCATTCAAAAGAGCCCTTTGTCCTAGGGTGCATCTGAAAACAATTATCCTTGATAGAAAAATTGCATATATCGGCTCTGCCAACCTAACAGGTGCTGGTATGGGAGCCAAAAGCGAACATAAGAGAAATTTTGAAGCGGGAATTATCAGCGATGACCCAAAAATCATTCGTGAAATCGAAAGCTATTTTAACTCCATTTTTTCTGGGAAATATTGTGTTAGCTGTTTATTAAGAAAGGTATGCCCCGATCCTATTCTTTGATTTTTTAAGCAAAGTTCTATCGGAATTATAGCAGGGCTACTTACCTAACAATTTGTTCAGGATTCGGGAAGACGAGACACTACTAGTTTGCCCCGATTTACAGCTTGTTTACTACCACCACAAATTGCAAAAGTCTTAGAGAAGGTTTTATCAAACTGTAAAACCGCGAACAAAATGCAAAAAAAAAGATGAACTGAGGATAGAGGCTAGCCAATGAGGGGAAGCTGTGGTAGATAGGCCGCATTGGGTGGCGGGTCCAGCTCCCCACCCAATCAGGGTGGGGAGAGGCACTTTTGTAACAAAACTGTCAAAAAAAACGATTTTCCTGTCACCTTGCCTTTCTAGAAAGGTAAGTAAAAATTAGATTCGGAAATCATTTCATGAGAGAAATCAAAACAGTCACGATTTTGGGTGCAAATGGCGCAATGGGCGCTGGGAGTGCTGGTGTTATCGCCGCATTTGGAAGTGCCAAAGTTCATATGCTCGCAAGAGACGTCGAAAAGGCCAAACAAGGTATCGAAGCTGCCGTAGGTTCGGTCAAAACAGATACAATTCGTTCCCGAATGATCCCCGGTTCCTATGATGCCGACTTAGAAAAGGCAGTCTCGGAATCCGATTGGGTTTTTGAATTAGTTGCAGAAAGTTACGAGGTCAAGGAACCTATCAATGCCCGTATAGCAAAAGCTAGACGTCCGGGGACTATCGTTTCCACAGTTTCATCAGGTCTTTCCATTGCTCGATTGGCGAAAGCTTTTGATGAGGATGGCCAGAAGTATTACTATGGAACCCACTTCTTTAACCCACCATATAAAATGATTCTCTGTGAACTTGTCACACATGCGGGAAATGATAAAAAAATCACGAAAGAACTAGGTGAGTATCTAGATAAGGTTTTAGGACGAGCTGTCGTCTACACAAATGACACTCCTGCATTCGCTGGTAATCGTATAGGATTCCAATTGATGAATGAGTGTGCACAATTTGCAGAAACCTATTCCGACAAAGGAGGCATTGCCCTCTTAGATGAAATCATGTCAGGTTACACAGGTAGAGCAATGGCACCATTAGCAACGGCAGACTTCGTCGGCTTGGATGTGCACAAAGCGATTGTGGACAATATCTATGATAATACAAAAGATGCTGCCCATTCAACATTCAAACTCCCTTCTTATATGCAAAAGTTAATTGATGAAGGCAAACTAGGAATGAAATCCGGTGGTGGATTGACAAAGGTCACCAAAACTGCTGATGGCAAAAAAGAGAAATTCGTTTACAACATCAAAACTGGTTCTTATGACCCCTATCCAAAATTTGATATTGCATTTATCAAACAAGCGAGAGCGATGATCAAAGAATCAAACTACAAAGGTGCAATGGAAGTTGTCAAAACAGCAACTGGTTTTGAGGCAGATCTTGCTCGTTACTTCATTAGTCGCTACATCAGCTACTCCTTAAGTTTAGTTGGAGAAGTAGTAGAAACAAAAGAGAATACAGATGGTGCAATGGGGTTTGGATTTAATTGGGTCCCAGCATCTGCATTTGTAGACTTTTTAGGTGGTCCAAAAGATACAATTAAGTTGATCGAAGCGGCAAAATTGCCTGTTCCAAAACTTCTTTCAGATGCAAAGCCTAACAAAAGATTTTATGAGTTAGGTGACAAACTAGACGCAAGGTCTCTTTTCAAAGGTTAAGGTAGGAGAATTCTATGAGTGAAAAAGTATTCGTTCTCGGTGGAGAACAAACAGACTTTCAGAGAAACTGGTCAAAAGAAGGAAAATCCTTCCTTTCGATGATGAGAGAGGTCATGCAAGATGCATTGGACAAAACTGGTATCGACTATGAAGAGATCAAACTTCTCAACAAAGAAAACCGAGTGGCAGTATTCGTAGGAAACTTTGATGCAGAACAGTATACCAACCAAGGTCACCTAGGTGCATTTTTAACAGAAGTAGATCCTGCGTTTTATGGAGTCCCAGGAGCGAGGTATGAAGCTGCTTGCGCATCTGGTTCTGTTGCTCTAGATGCCGCCGTCACTCACATCCGTGCTGAAGATTATGATTTAGCTATCGTTTTAGGTATCGAAGTAATGAAAACCGTTTCCTCTTCCGTTGGTGGCGACTTTTTAGGAACAGCCGCTTATTACGAAAAAGAAGCAAAAGGTGTTCAGTTTCCCTTTCCAAAGCTTTTTGGAAAGCTAGCAGATGTTATCCTGGAAAGATACAACCTAAAAGAGGAAGTATTTATGGACGCTCTGGCAGAAATTTCAAGAATCAATTATGCCAATGCCAAATTGAATCCAAAATCCCAAACACGTTCTTGGTTTATGAACAAAGAACATGCACTTGCGCGCGGAGGCGCCAATAATATGGCAGTAGGAGGTCGTTTATGCATTACGGATTGTTCACAAGTAACAGATGGTGCTGCGGTTACTTTACTAGCCTCTAAGAGTTATGCCA includes:
- a CDS encoding phospholipase D family protein, with translation MRLSLGSDFYEDFLTKRIPLSQTSIWIATADIKNLHIKKGSSFVPFLSILSEALERGVEVKLLHAKEPGQRFRAEFDRFPLLLKSKSFKRALCPRVHLKTIILDRKIAYIGSANLTGAGMGAKSEHKRNFEAGIISDDPKIIREIESYFNSIFSGKYCVSCLLRKVCPDPIL
- a CDS encoding DJ-1/PfpI family protein encodes the protein MNLTMLLFDDVTILDFIGPYQVFSKIKNWKLSFVSWNQESIVCEGGLQISGLRSIKEIKESDLLFVPGGTGINAILTNPDYLKEIKRVGENSKYITSVCTGSLVLGAAGLLTGYKASSHWRSLHFLERFGAIPCEDRVVIDRNRITGGGITAGIDFGLKLVQWTLGDERAKELELWLEYNPEPPFGTGHPRLAETKLLEKTLEDTQAAINLREEIIQKIVPWKKE
- a CDS encoding 3-hydroxyacyl-CoA dehydrogenase family protein, producing MREIKTVTILGANGAMGAGSAGVIAAFGSAKVHMLARDVEKAKQGIEAAVGSVKTDTIRSRMIPGSYDADLEKAVSESDWVFELVAESYEVKEPINARIAKARRPGTIVSTVSSGLSIARLAKAFDEDGQKYYYGTHFFNPPYKMILCELVTHAGNDKKITKELGEYLDKVLGRAVVYTNDTPAFAGNRIGFQLMNECAQFAETYSDKGGIALLDEIMSGYTGRAMAPLATADFVGLDVHKAIVDNIYDNTKDAAHSTFKLPSYMQKLIDEGKLGMKSGGGLTKVTKTADGKKEKFVYNIKTGSYDPYPKFDIAFIKQARAMIKESNYKGAMEVVKTATGFEADLARYFISRYISYSLSLVGEVVETKENTDGAMGFGFNWVPASAFVDFLGGPKDTIKLIEAAKLPVPKLLSDAKPNKRFYELGDKLDARSLFKG
- a CDS encoding acetyl-CoA acetyltransferase produces the protein MSEKVFVLGGEQTDFQRNWSKEGKSFLSMMREVMQDALDKTGIDYEEIKLLNKENRVAVFVGNFDAEQYTNQGHLGAFLTEVDPAFYGVPGARYEAACASGSVALDAAVTHIRAEDYDLAIVLGIEVMKTVSSSVGGDFLGTAAYYEKEAKGVQFPFPKLFGKLADVILERYNLKEEVFMDALAEISRINYANAKLNPKSQTRSWFMNKEHALARGGANNMAVGGRLCITDCSQVTDGAAVTLLASKSYAKEYAKKHGKDIDDIPRIKGWGHRVAPITFEAKKNESVGEKYILPWTRQTVKDAYKRADMDVKDIDVFETHDCFTSSEYAAISAFGISEPGKEHIAIQEGTIDLKGKKPINPSGGLIGVGHPVGASGVRMMLDLYKQVTGTAGDYQVKGAKNGLMLNIGGSATTNYVFIVGK